A single Gemmatimonadota bacterium DNA region contains:
- the rplS gene encoding 50S ribosomal protein L19 has product MHAFSETQKEWLRTDVPPFRAGDTVRVNVRVKEGDKERVQAFEGVCIARRGAGVSASFTVRKISNGIGVERIFPLHSPMLADIAVVRRGRVRRAKLFYLRALTGKATRIKERKAKPATAQAANA; this is encoded by the coding sequence ATGCACGCCTTTAGCGAAACCCAGAAAGAGTGGCTCCGTACCGATGTTCCCCCCTTCCGGGCCGGCGATACGGTGCGCGTGAACGTCCGGGTCAAAGAGGGTGACAAGGAGCGCGTTCAGGCTTTCGAGGGCGTCTGCATCGCCCGCCGCGGCGCTGGCGTCTCGGCCAGCTTCACGGTTCGGAAGATCTCGAACGGCATTGGCGTCGAGCGCATTTTCCCGCTCCATTCGCCCATGCTTGCCGACATCGCAGTCGTCCGCCGCGGCCGTGTCCGCCGCGCCAAGCTGTTCTATCTCCGGGCACTAACGGGCAAGGCCACGCGCATCAAGGAGCGCAAGGCCAAGCCAGCGACGGCACAGGCCGCCAACGCCTGA
- the rpsP gene encoding 30S ribosomal protein S16: protein MVRIRLRRIGRKKAPVYRIVVADSQSPRDGKFIEIIGQYAPRQTEGGLNVNEDRANYWMNVGAQPSDTVRSLLRRAGILKRRHELRTGRVVTSKAAPVEEQPDLSNVIPINEEPAAEA, encoded by the coding sequence ATGGTTCGTATCCGTCTCCGCCGCATCGGCCGCAAAAAGGCACCGGTGTATCGTATCGTCGTCGCAGACTCGCAGAGCCCGCGCGATGGCAAGTTCATCGAGATCATCGGTCAGTATGCTCCTCGCCAGACCGAGGGCGGGTTGAACGTCAATGAGGATCGCGCCAACTACTGGATGAACGTCGGCGCTCAGCCGAGCGACACGGTTCGGTCGTTGCTGCGTCGCGCTGGTATTCTCAAGCGCCGTCACGAGCTGCGCACCGGACGCGTCGTAACCTCCAAGGCCGCTCCGGTCGAAGAGCAGCCCGATCTGTCCAACGTCATTCCGATCAACGAAGAGCCGGCCGCCGAAGCGTGA
- the trmD gene encoding tRNA (guanosine(37)-N1)-methyltransferase TrmD, which translates to MLTINVVTIFPDFFTTPLALSIPSRAAAAGSVKYNVVDLRDFTHDRHRTVDDYPYGGGPGMVMKPDPFFEAVDALGASAPIVLLSPRGRRFDQSDAVRFASGTDLTLLCGHYKDVDQRVADHLATEELSLGDFVVSGGEVAALAIIDATARLLPGAMSDLESAYGDSFYDGRGISAPSYTRPPEFRGHAVPEILLSGDHAKIARWKKEQER; encoded by the coding sequence ATGCTGACGATAAACGTCGTAACGATATTCCCCGATTTCTTCACGACGCCGCTCGCGCTCAGCATTCCGTCACGCGCTGCTGCGGCTGGTTCCGTGAAGTACAATGTCGTCGACCTGCGCGATTTCACGCACGATCGTCACCGCACGGTGGATGATTATCCCTACGGCGGCGGCCCCGGAATGGTGATGAAACCGGACCCATTCTTCGAAGCGGTCGATGCACTTGGTGCGAGCGCTCCGATTGTACTGCTGTCGCCGCGCGGGCGCCGCTTCGACCAGTCGGATGCGGTACGATTTGCAAGCGGCACCGATCTCACGCTACTGTGCGGTCACTACAAGGACGTCGATCAGCGCGTCGCCGATCATCTCGCCACGGAGGAGCTGTCACTCGGTGACTTCGTCGTGAGCGGCGGGGAAGTCGCCGCACTCGCGATCATCGACGCGACCGCGCGCCTCTTGCCCGGGGCCATGTCGGACCTCGAGAGCGCCTACGGCGATTCGTTCTACGACGGCCGCGGAATTTCCGCACCGAGCTACACGCGGCCGCCCGAGTTCAGAGGTCACGCGGTCCCGGAAATTCTGTTGTCCGGCGATCATGCGAAGATCGCCAGGTGGAAGAAGGAGCAGGAGCGGTAG
- the ffh gene encoding signal recognition particle protein, with protein sequence MFEELSDKLENTFAKLRGRGVLTEADIKEGLREVRRVLLEADVSFTLTREFLERVEAKAVGITQLKSVSPAQQLIKVVYEELTAMLGERREGLKLSSIPPTVVMLVGLQGSGKTTTAGKLALKLKKEGRATRLVAADVYRPAAIDQLETLGKQLDVPVYADRSTQDVVRIAKAGIEEAKRERDRVVIVDTAGRLQIDESMMQELQRLKKEIQPTEILLVADGMTGQDAVRIAEGFDKALNVTGVILTKMDGDARGGAALSIYGVTKKPIKYIGVGEKSDALEDFYPDRMAGRILQQGDVLTLVEKAQGAFDAAEAKKLEKKVRKEGMDLADFLTAMKQIEKLGPLEGILKMLPGVNTKALKQMKTEPKRLKHVEAMILSMTPAERRDPSLLNGSRRARVARGSGRTIQEVNRLLEQFRDMQKMMKKMGTKPGGRMPALPGMFGMR encoded by the coding sequence ATGTTCGAAGAACTATCCGATAAACTCGAAAACACCTTCGCCAAGCTGCGTGGGCGTGGCGTTCTCACCGAAGCCGATATCAAGGAAGGCCTCCGCGAGGTGCGCCGCGTTCTGCTCGAAGCGGACGTGTCGTTCACGCTCACGCGCGAGTTTCTCGAGCGCGTCGAGGCCAAGGCTGTCGGCATCACGCAGCTCAAGAGCGTCTCGCCGGCGCAGCAGCTCATCAAGGTCGTCTACGAAGAGCTCACCGCGATGCTCGGCGAGCGTCGCGAAGGGCTCAAGCTGTCGTCCATTCCGCCGACCGTGGTGATGCTCGTCGGCCTCCAGGGATCGGGCAAGACGACCACCGCAGGCAAGCTCGCTCTCAAGTTGAAAAAGGAAGGCCGCGCTACGCGTCTCGTCGCTGCCGACGTCTATCGCCCCGCGGCTATCGATCAGCTCGAAACGCTCGGCAAGCAGCTCGACGTTCCCGTGTACGCCGATCGCTCGACGCAGGACGTCGTGCGCATCGCGAAGGCCGGAATCGAGGAAGCGAAGCGCGAGCGCGACCGTGTCGTCATCGTCGATACCGCCGGCCGCCTGCAGATCGACGAGTCGATGATGCAGGAGCTGCAGCGCCTGAAGAAGGAAATCCAGCCGACCGAAATCCTGCTCGTCGCCGATGGCATGACCGGTCAGGATGCAGTGCGCATCGCCGAGGGATTCGACAAGGCGCTCAACGTCACAGGCGTCATCCTCACCAAGATGGACGGCGACGCGCGCGGCGGTGCCGCGCTCTCGATCTACGGCGTCACCAAGAAGCCGATCAAGTACATCGGTGTCGGCGAGAAGTCCGATGCGCTCGAGGATTTCTATCCCGACCGAATGGCCGGACGCATTCTGCAGCAGGGCGACGTGCTCACGCTGGTCGAGAAGGCCCAGGGCGCGTTCGATGCCGCAGAGGCCAAGAAGCTGGAGAAGAAGGTCCGCAAGGAAGGAATGGACCTGGCCGATTTCCTCACAGCGATGAAGCAGATCGAGAAGCTCGGCCCGCTGGAAGGAATCCTCAAGATGCTGCCTGGCGTCAATACCAAGGCCCTCAAGCAGATGAAGACGGAGCCCAAGCGGCTCAAGCACGTCGAGGCGATGATTCTGTCGATGACCCCTGCTGAGCGACGGGATCCCAGTCTGCTGAACGGATCCAGGAGAGCCCGGGTAGCCCGCGGCTCGGGCCGAACCATCCAGGAAGTGAACCGGCTCCTGGAGCAGTTCCGTGACATGCAGAAGATGATGAAGAAAATGGGCACCAAGCCCGGTGGCCGGATGCCGGCACTGCCGGGCATGTTCGGGATGCGTTAA
- the rimM gene encoding ribosome maturation factor RimM (Essential for efficient processing of 16S rRNA): MPDNAFAIVGRIRKPQGIRGDVTVELLTDEPARFFAPGSRVFAGTITGDIAQHPSDRRNPLSREELRVEDASPYKGGLVVKFDAIPDRTAAEMWRQRYLLVPADELTPPSGDEVFMHDLIGMHVRGDDGTEIGEVTGLYELPQGLTLDVKREGGDVLVPYRPSVVREVDLDARVVLVEMSSGLFE; encoded by the coding sequence ATGCCAGATAACGCATTCGCCATCGTCGGTCGAATCCGGAAGCCGCAGGGTATTCGCGGCGACGTGACCGTCGAGCTGCTCACCGACGAGCCTGCGCGTTTCTTCGCGCCTGGAAGTCGCGTCTTCGCAGGAACGATAACGGGCGATATCGCACAGCATCCATCCGATCGCAGGAACCCGCTGAGCCGGGAGGAGCTGCGTGTGGAGGACGCCTCACCGTACAAGGGCGGTCTCGTCGTGAAGTTCGACGCGATACCGGATCGCACTGCCGCCGAGATGTGGCGTCAGCGGTATCTGCTCGTGCCTGCGGATGAACTGACCCCGCCGAGCGGCGACGAGGTATTCATGCACGATCTCATCGGAATGCACGTACGCGGCGATGATGGAACCGAGATCGGTGAAGTGACTGGACTGTACGAATTGCCGCAGGGACTCACGCTCGATGTTAAGCGCGAGGGCGGGGACGTCCTCGTCCCGTATCGTCCATCGGTCGTACGTGAAGTCGATCTCGATGCGCGTGTGGTGCTCGTCGAGATGTCGTCCGGATTGTTCGAGTGA
- the purE gene encoding 5-(carboxyamino)imidazole ribonucleotide mutase, producing the protein MGSQSDWETMSHAATTLEQLGVPFETRVVSAHRTPDLLFEYASTAAERGLEVIIAGAGGAAHLPGMCASKTLLPVLGVPVESKALHGMDSLLSIVQMPAGVPVGALAIGRAGAINAALLASAIVANRHPEFRDALSRFRAEQTRKVLDSPEPRGAA; encoded by the coding sequence ATGGGGTCGCAGTCGGACTGGGAGACGATGTCCCACGCCGCGACCACCCTGGAGCAGCTCGGCGTTCCGTTCGAGACGCGTGTCGTGAGCGCTCATCGAACGCCGGACTTGCTGTTCGAGTACGCATCGACTGCGGCAGAGAGAGGACTAGAAGTGATCATCGCTGGCGCTGGCGGCGCGGCGCATCTTCCCGGCATGTGCGCGTCGAAAACGTTGTTGCCGGTGCTCGGCGTTCCCGTCGAGTCCAAGGCGTTGCACGGGATGGATTCACTTTTGTCGATAGTGCAGATGCCGGCTGGAGTTCCAGTCGGCGCGCTTGCGATCGGGCGCGCGGGAGCGATAAACGCTGCGTTGCTCGCGTCTGCAATCGTCGCGAACAGACATCCCGAGTTTCGCGATGCGCTGAGTCGGTTCCGGGCGGAACAGACGCGGAAGGTGCTTGATTCCCCTGAACCGCGAGGGGCCGCTTGA
- a CDS encoding prepilin peptidase, translated as MSDVLLGAVFAFLIGACIGSFLNVCIARWPAGMSIVTPPSRCPACERPIRAYENVPIFGWIALRGRCAGCKSAISAQYPLVELLVALVWLGAVLLFGPTLLALRVAVFVTLMTGIAITDAKHYVIPDGFTIFGLIWLLVTAFAAVFMHSQSAFATPYDAMMGALAGAGAIAIAGWLGEAALKREAMGFGDVTLMAVVGAALGPQRALLTIFIGAAMGVVVFVGVVLPVTRLRPRSDNTAATGDGTEVATLPLVPFGVFLAPAAIVSLFYGNALIQWYFTHFIGQ; from the coding sequence ATGAGTGACGTGCTGCTCGGCGCGGTCTTCGCGTTTCTGATCGGCGCGTGCATCGGCTCGTTTCTCAATGTCTGCATTGCGCGCTGGCCAGCCGGAATGTCGATAGTAACGCCGCCGTCGCGCTGCCCGGCTTGCGAGCGTCCGATTCGCGCCTACGAGAACGTGCCCATCTTCGGGTGGATCGCGTTGCGTGGGCGCTGCGCTGGTTGCAAGTCGGCGATATCTGCGCAGTACCCACTGGTCGAGCTGCTCGTCGCACTCGTCTGGCTCGGCGCCGTCCTCCTGTTCGGTCCGACGCTGCTCGCACTGCGCGTCGCCGTGTTCGTGACACTCATGACCGGCATCGCGATCACCGATGCGAAGCACTATGTAATCCCTGACGGCTTCACGATCTTCGGCCTGATATGGCTGCTCGTCACCGCGTTCGCTGCCGTGTTCATGCACTCACAATCAGCCTTTGCAACGCCCTATGATGCAATGATGGGTGCACTCGCCGGCGCTGGTGCGATCGCGATCGCGGGCTGGCTTGGCGAGGCTGCGCTCAAGCGCGAGGCGATGGGATTCGGCGACGTCACTCTGATGGCGGTCGTCGGTGCGGCGCTCGGTCCGCAACGCGCACTGCTCACGATCTTCATCGGAGCGGCAATGGGCGTGGTCGTCTTTGTCGGGGTTGTGCTTCCGGTTACGCGCTTGCGTCCGCGTTCGGATAACACCGCCGCCACGGGCGACGGCACGGAAGTCGCGACGCTTCCGCTGGTGCCGTTTGGCGTATTTCTCGCGCCTGCCGCCATTGTCTCGCTCTTCTATGGCAATGCGCTGATCCAGTGGTACTTCACTCATTTCATCGGTCAATGA
- a CDS encoding DUF445 domain-containing protein, translating into MHDSPTIREPEPRLIIAAPPIADEALKRDRLVRMKRFALLLLLASGIVFVIALIMERHYGWIWLGYVRAAAEASVVGGVADWFAVTALFRHPLGIPIPHTAIVPARKDRIGRALGNFVQQNFLDREVVARKLAALRLGDRTAQWLSEPANARTVTRATAHALTSAANVLRDEDVQSFLERTAGDRLRSVQVAPLLGRALRLLTADGRHQELLDEALRLAARATEANDTLIREKVQEQTPWWIPTIVDRRISDRVVSGIGRTLAEVSADPDHPLRLKFDHAVRNFIERLQSSPETIARAEALKEELLADAATREFIGTVWSDVKRKLRDYALLTEDAEFSGGKLEGAIASLAHNALEDPVLSEKLNNWIDQAVLAAVDVSRAEIAQLISGTVSAWDPQETSRRIELQIGRDLQFVRINGTIVGGMVGLLLYALTRAL; encoded by the coding sequence ATGCACGACTCGCCAACGATCCGAGAACCGGAGCCCCGACTGATCATCGCAGCGCCGCCGATCGCCGATGAAGCGCTCAAACGCGACCGTCTGGTCCGCATGAAGCGTTTCGCCCTGCTGCTGCTCCTTGCCTCGGGCATCGTTTTCGTCATCGCTCTCATAATGGAGCGGCATTACGGGTGGATCTGGCTCGGCTACGTACGAGCAGCCGCCGAGGCGTCCGTCGTCGGTGGCGTGGCGGACTGGTTTGCCGTGACGGCCCTGTTTCGGCATCCGCTCGGTATTCCAATTCCGCACACCGCCATCGTACCGGCACGCAAGGATCGGATCGGGCGCGCGCTCGGAAATTTCGTCCAGCAGAATTTTCTGGACAGGGAAGTGGTCGCGCGCAAGCTCGCCGCCCTCCGGCTGGGCGACCGCACGGCGCAGTGGCTGTCGGAGCCTGCGAACGCGCGCACCGTAACGCGCGCCACCGCGCACGCGCTCACTTCTGCTGCTAACGTCCTGCGCGATGAGGATGTGCAGTCCTTTCTGGAGCGTACCGCCGGCGACCGTCTGCGTAGCGTTCAGGTTGCACCGTTACTCGGTCGCGCCTTGCGGTTGCTCACGGCGGATGGCCGCCATCAGGAGCTGCTGGATGAAGCGCTTCGCCTCGCTGCACGTGCGACTGAAGCGAACGACACGCTCATTCGCGAGAAGGTCCAGGAGCAGACGCCCTGGTGGATACCCACCATCGTGGACAGGCGCATCTCGGATCGCGTGGTGAGTGGAATTGGCCGAACGTTGGCGGAGGTAAGCGCCGATCCGGATCATCCGCTGCGGCTCAAGTTCGACCACGCAGTCCGCAATTTCATCGAGCGTCTGCAGTCGTCGCCCGAAACCATCGCGCGGGCGGAAGCGTTGAAGGAGGAGCTGCTCGCGGATGCAGCGACGCGCGAATTCATCGGCACCGTCTGGTCCGACGTCAAGCGCAAACTCAGGGATTACGCGCTGCTCACGGAAGACGCGGAGTTTTCTGGTGGCAAGTTGGAGGGAGCGATTGCGTCGCTTGCCCATAACGCGCTGGAAGATCCCGTGCTGTCGGAGAAACTGAATAACTGGATCGATCAGGCTGTGCTCGCGGCTGTCGACGTGTCACGCGCGGAGATCGCGCAGCTCATCTCCGGAACGGTGAGCGCGTGGGACCCGCAGGAAACATCACGGCGCATCGAGCTTCAGATCGGGCGGGATCTTCAGTTCGTGCGAATCAATGGCACCATCGTGGGTGGAATGGTCGGCCTGCTGCTGTATGCTCTCACGCGCGCACTGTAG
- a CDS encoding antitoxin Xre/MbcA/ParS toxin-binding domain-containing protein encodes MTAAAIAAWLGGARGPQAAHFTDADLLVAVERGLPVSALESVIRAGRLTADEADRIVLPRRTLAYRRKHRQRLSLDESDRLARVARIAARAEETFGSPERAATWLRGPNRALDRRAPLDLLMTGEGALIVESVLVRIDDGVYE; translated from the coding sequence ATGACGGCAGCGGCAATAGCAGCATGGCTGGGCGGGGCGCGGGGACCACAGGCGGCGCATTTCACGGACGCCGATCTTCTAGTCGCCGTGGAGCGCGGGTTGCCCGTCAGCGCACTCGAGAGTGTGATTCGAGCAGGACGACTGACCGCGGACGAAGCCGATCGCATCGTCCTGCCCCGCCGGACCCTTGCATACCGCCGCAAGCATCGCCAGCGGCTGTCGCTCGACGAATCCGATCGGCTTGCACGCGTGGCGCGCATCGCCGCGCGCGCCGAGGAGACGTTCGGATCCCCGGAGCGGGCAGCGACGTGGCTGCGTGGGCCGAACAGGGCGCTCGACAGGCGAGCGCCGCTCGATCTCCTGATGACGGGCGAGGGGGCACTGATCGTCGAGAGTGTCCTCGTCCGCATCGACGACGGCGTGTACGAATAG
- a CDS encoding ribonuclease HII, protein MRWGPVERELRSAGGLLLAGVDEVGRGPLAGPVVACAVVMDPDAATINGVADSKTVGAAARRELAVKILDRAICVGLGAASVREIDSLNIYHASTLAIRRAIGKLRIVPNHVLIDGNPIRALEVEHRAIVGGDATCYSIACASIVAKVTRDRLMVSLARRYPAYLWEHNVGYSTSAHLSALNSAGPTVHHRKSFGPVAQCQFQLR, encoded by the coding sequence ATGCGGTGGGGCCCTGTGGAGCGTGAACTGCGCTCCGCCGGTGGGCTCCTTCTGGCTGGAGTCGACGAAGTCGGACGGGGCCCCCTTGCGGGCCCCGTTGTCGCATGTGCCGTCGTCATGGACCCCGACGCCGCCACCATAAATGGCGTCGCCGACTCCAAGACCGTGGGTGCCGCCGCGCGCCGCGAGCTGGCGGTGAAGATCCTGGATCGTGCGATCTGTGTCGGATTGGGGGCTGCGTCGGTTCGTGAGATCGACAGCTTAAACATCTACCACGCGAGCACGCTCGCGATCCGGCGGGCGATCGGGAAGCTTCGCATCGTCCCGAATCACGTGCTGATCGACGGCAACCCCATTCGCGCGCTCGAGGTGGAGCATCGAGCGATCGTGGGTGGAGACGCGACCTGCTACAGCATCGCGTGCGCATCGATCGTCGCCAAGGTCACCCGCGACAGATTGATGGTCTCCCTCGCGCGACGATATCCAGCGTATCTTTGGGAGCACAACGTTGGTTACAGCACCAGCGCGCATCTGTCGGCTCTCAACTCCGCGGGACCGACCGTCCATCATCGCAAGAGCTTCGGTCCAGTCGCACAGTGTCAGTTTCAACTCCGGTAA
- a CDS encoding RES family NAD+ phosphorylase gives MRVWRIARPVWPPLAGEGARRRGGRWNSPGNPVVYASERLSLAVLEVLVHVEPDTVPPDLMSYEMEIPDNLRTTTIPNDVLPPEWQDKPSHPASRALGDAWLARGDTVALLVPSAIVPGETNVLINPRHQDAGAITVVRMLPFRFDLRLVRE, from the coding sequence GTGCGCGTCTGGCGCATTGCGCGGCCGGTATGGCCGCCCCTCGCGGGCGAGGGCGCGCGCCGGCGCGGCGGACGATGGAATTCCCCCGGCAATCCCGTCGTGTATGCATCCGAGCGGCTGTCGCTTGCAGTGCTGGAGGTGCTGGTACATGTTGAGCCGGACACAGTGCCACCAGATCTCATGAGTTACGAGATGGAGATCCCCGACAACTTGCGCACAACGACCATTCCGAATGACGTGCTTCCGCCGGAATGGCAGGACAAGCCATCGCACCCCGCGTCGCGTGCGTTGGGCGACGCCTGGCTCGCGCGTGGCGACACTGTCGCCCTGCTGGTGCCGTCCGCAATCGTGCCGGGAGAAACCAATGTGTTGATAAATCCGCGCCACCAAGATGCAGGTGCAATCACAGTGGTACGCATGCTTCCGTTCCGGTTCGACCTCAGATTGGTGCGGGAATGA
- a CDS encoding Uma2 family endonuclease, giving the protein MSMAVVIDTNHKHWTAADLREIPDDRNRYEIIDGELFVTPSPSMGHQGIAAEFFARLHAYLRDRHVGNVYFAPVDIHFSDDTVVEPDLFVVPLVDGRRARSWEEAGRLLLVIEILSPSTARADRTVKRHKYQRGGVPEYWIVDGDARVVERWKPEDDRPEIISETLAWQADHEVPALTIDLKGLFAGALGDQGLSAGG; this is encoded by the coding sequence ATGTCTATGGCAGTCGTTATCGACACCAATCACAAGCATTGGACCGCGGCTGATCTGCGTGAGATTCCAGACGACCGGAATCGGTACGAGATCATTGACGGTGAGCTGTTCGTGACGCCGTCTCCGTCCATGGGTCACCAGGGCATCGCCGCGGAGTTCTTCGCACGCCTGCATGCGTATCTTCGCGATCGGCATGTCGGGAATGTCTACTTCGCCCCGGTGGACATTCACTTTTCCGACGACACGGTGGTTGAGCCCGATCTGTTCGTGGTTCCTCTCGTCGATGGAAGAAGGGCCCGGTCCTGGGAAGAAGCTGGTCGGCTGCTGCTTGTGATCGAGATTCTTTCGCCCAGCACGGCGCGAGCCGACCGGACGGTGAAGCGGCACAAGTATCAGCGCGGTGGCGTACCAGAGTATTGGATCGTTGACGGTGATGCGCGGGTGGTGGAGCGTTGGAAGCCGGAGGACGATCGGCCGGAGATCATATCGGAAACGCTTGCGTGGCAGGCTGACCACGAGGTGCCGGCGCTGACGATCGACCTGAAGGGGTTATTCGCGGGCGCGCTCGGCGATCAGGGTCTATCGGCCGGCGGGTAG
- the lon gene encoding endopeptidase La: MPKPQRKEEILRSELPPTLPLMALRSTIVYPLGTIAVQMGAPENLALLKAHEEPGLIVALVVATGDHDQDADLARFVGRVGVAARIHERINLPGDTVQITMQGLRRIVIGDIVQTEPYPEANIKPAREVAPDALEVDDLVTRVASASETLAELIDRIPDEVPAILKMNISDPGRFADLAATNMNFRIADKDEVLQRLDIGQRLRFILTRLEREVARARVVEDVKRQTEIKIEQHQREFYLRQQLRAIQAELGEADPGEKDSVQLLRRVEEANLPERALAEAKRETERLRMLSPASSEYQVIRTYLDWILSLPWHARTGADQIELKAVEEALDSRHYGLSDAKERIIEYLAVRKLRGGEQHGPILCFVGPPGTGKTSLGEAIATSIGRQFYRISVGGVRDEAEIRGHRRTYVGAMPGLIIQALRRVAVRDPVMMIDEIDKMTQGGPSGDPTAAMLEVLDPSQNKTFVDHYLNLPFDLSSILFICTANNLFDIPPALRDRMEIIRISGYTVEEKVEIAWRYLLPRLLEDHGISDKDIQFTDETLAFIANRYSREAGLRNFERNLAAIMRKRARRKAEGEEGAWIVDIPMVNEVLGVPRYNVEEAEMEPEIGAVTGLAWTATGGDLMQIEALRMPGTGRLIVTGQLGDVMRESVDAAYSYVRARGKELGIPADDFKETDVHIHFPAGAIPKDGPSAGAAVTLAIASVLSRRPVRRDLAMTGEVTLRGKVLEIGGVKEKVLAAYRAGLREVMMPASNEKDLREIPDEVRQAMKFTFAADMDDVLRVALLPQREPPLVDAATEPDAPTQLADFAPPPAMADAEVRA; the protein is encoded by the coding sequence ATGCCCAAGCCACAACGCAAGGAAGAGATCCTCCGTTCGGAACTGCCGCCGACGCTTCCGCTGATGGCACTCCGATCCACCATCGTCTATCCACTCGGCACCATCGCGGTGCAGATGGGCGCGCCGGAGAATCTGGCACTGCTCAAGGCGCACGAGGAACCGGGACTGATCGTGGCACTCGTGGTGGCGACCGGCGATCACGATCAGGACGCCGACCTTGCGCGCTTCGTCGGCAGGGTTGGCGTCGCCGCACGCATTCACGAGCGCATCAATCTCCCGGGTGACACGGTGCAGATCACGATGCAGGGGCTGCGCCGGATCGTGATCGGCGACATCGTTCAGACGGAGCCTTATCCCGAAGCGAACATCAAGCCGGCGCGCGAGGTTGCGCCGGATGCTCTCGAAGTCGATGACCTCGTGACGCGCGTTGCATCCGCGTCCGAAACACTTGCCGAGCTGATCGACAGGATCCCGGACGAGGTTCCCGCGATTCTGAAGATGAACATCTCCGATCCTGGGCGCTTCGCCGATCTCGCCGCGACGAACATGAACTTCCGCATTGCGGACAAGGACGAGGTTCTCCAGCGCCTCGACATCGGTCAGCGGCTTCGCTTCATCCTTACGCGGCTCGAGCGCGAGGTCGCGCGCGCGCGCGTCGTCGAGGACGTCAAGCGACAGACGGAAATCAAGATCGAGCAACATCAGCGCGAGTTCTATCTTCGCCAACAGTTGCGCGCGATCCAGGCGGAACTCGGTGAGGCGGATCCCGGCGAAAAGGATTCGGTGCAGCTGCTGCGTCGCGTGGAAGAGGCGAATCTCCCGGAGCGCGCACTGGCGGAAGCGAAACGCGAGACCGAACGGTTGCGCATGCTGTCGCCGGCGTCGAGCGAGTACCAGGTGATTCGCACGTATCTCGACTGGATTCTGTCGCTGCCGTGGCACGCGCGCACCGGCGCAGATCAGATCGAGCTCAAGGCCGTGGAAGAGGCGCTGGACTCGCGACATTACGGATTGAGCGACGCCAAGGAACGCATCATCGAATATCTCGCAGTGCGCAAGCTGCGCGGCGGCGAGCAGCACGGTCCCATTCTCTGCTTCGTCGGGCCGCCGGGCACGGGCAAGACCTCACTCGGCGAAGCGATCGCCACCTCGATCGGGCGACAATTCTATCGCATCTCGGTCGGCGGTGTGCGCGACGAGGCCGAGATTCGCGGACACCGCCGCACGTACGTTGGCGCGATGCCGGGACTCATCATCCAGGCGCTCCGACGCGTCGCTGTGCGCGACCCGGTGATGATGATCGACGAGATCGACAAGATGACGCAGGGCGGGCCCTCTGGTGATCCGACTGCAGCGATGCTCGAAGTGCTCGATCCATCGCAGAACAAGACTTTCGTCGATCACTACCTCAATCTGCCGTTCGACCTTTCGTCGATCCTGTTCATATGCACCGCGAACAATCTCTTCGACATTCCGCCCGCATTGCGCGACAGAATGGAGATAATTCGCATCTCCGGCTACACTGTCGAGGAAAAGGTCGAGATCGCGTGGCGCTATCTGCTGCCGCGTCTGCTGGAGGACCACGGTATCAGCGACAAGGACATCCAGTTCACTGATGAGACACTCGCTTTCATCGCCAATCGTTATTCGCGCGAAGCAGGTTTGCGCAATTTCGAGCGCAATCTTGCCGCGATCATGCGAAAGCGCGCGAGGCGCAAGGCGGAGGGCGAGGAAGGCGCGTGGATAGTCGACATCCCGATGGTGAACGAAGTACTCGGCGTCCCGCGCTACAACGTGGAAGAAGCCGAGATGGAGCCCGAGATCGGAGCGGTGACCGGGCTGGCGTGGACGGCGACCGGGGGCGACCTGATGCAGATCGAAGCGCTGCGCATGCCCGGCACCGGACGACTCATCGTCACGGGTCAGCTCGGCGACGTGATGCGCGAATCGGTGGACGCGGCGTATTCGTACGTCCGCGCGCGCGGCAAGGAGCTGGGTATCCCGGCCGATGATTTCAAGGAGACCGACGTTCACATCCACTTCCCCGCCGGCGCGATTCCGAAGGACGGTCCGAGTGCGGGCGCGGCTGTGACACTCGCGATCGCGAGCGTGCTGAGCCGGCGTCCCGTGCGACGCGATCTCGCGATGACAGGCGAGGTAACGCTGCGCGGCAAGGTGCTCGAGATCGGTGGCGTGAAGGAGAAAGTGCTGGCCGCGTATCGCGCCGGCCTGAGAGAGGTGATGATGCCCGCCTCGAACGAGAAGGATCTGCGCGAAATTCCCGACGAGGTGCGGCAGGCAATGAAATTCACCTTCGCTGCGGACATGGATGACGTTCTGCGCGTTGCGCTGCTACCGCAGCGGGAGCCGCCGCTGGTCGATGCCGCTACAGAGCCGGATGCGCCGACGCAACTCGCGGACTTCGCTCCCCCCCCCGCCATGGCGGACGCCGAAGTGCGTGCGTAA